A stretch of Palaemon carinicauda isolate YSFRI2023 chromosome 34, ASM3689809v2, whole genome shotgun sequence DNA encodes these proteins:
- the LOC137626712 gene encoding uncharacterized protein: MSSVTYMTTSEIKVKMSSVTHMTTSEIKVEMSSVTHMTTGEIKVKRPSVTIMITSEIKVKMSSVTHMTTSEIKVKRPSVTIMITSEIKVKMSSVTHMTSSEIKVKRPSVTHMNTSEIKVEMSSVTHMTTSEIKVKRPSVTIMITIEMKVKMSSVTHMTTSKIKVKMSSVTHMTKSENKVKMSSFSHMTTSEIKVKMSSVTHMTTSEIKVKMSSVTHMTTSGIKVKRPSVTIMITSEIKFKMSSVTHMTTSEIKVKMSSVTHMTTSEIKVKMPSVTVMITSAIKVKMTCVTHVTTSEIKVKMSSVTHMTTSEIKVRCQASLI; this comes from the coding sequence ATGTCAAGTGTAACTTATATGACTACAAGTGAAATAAAGGTCAAAATGTCAAGTGTCACTCATATGactacaagtgaaatcaaggtcgaAATGTCAAGTGTCACTCATATGACTACAggtgaaatcaaggtcaaaaggccAAGTGTTACTATaatgattacaagtgaaatcaaggtcaaaatgTCAAGTGTCACTCATATGactacaagtgaaatcaaggtcaaaaggccAAGTGTTACTATaatgattacaagtgaaatcaaggtcaaaatgTCAAGTGTCACTCATATGACTtcaagtgaaatcaaggtcaaaaggccAAGTGTCACTCATATGaatacaagtgaaatcaaggtcgaAATGTCGAGTGTCACTCATATGactacaagtgaaatcaaggtcaaaaggccAAGTGTTACTATAATGATTacaattgaaatgaaggtcaaaatgTCAAGTGTCACTCATATGACTACAAGTAAAATCAAGGTCAAAATGTCAAGTGTCACTCATATGACTAAAAGTGAAAACAAGGTCAAAATGTCAAGTTTCAGTCATATGactacaagtgaaatcaaggttaAAATGTCAAGTGTCACTCATATGactacaagtgaaatcaaggtaaAAATGTCAAGTGTCACTCATATGACTACGAGTGGAATCAAGGTCAAAAGGCCAAGTGTTACTATaatgattacaagtgaaatcaagtTCAAAATGTCAAGTGTCACTCATATGactacaagtgaaatcaaggtcaaaatgTCAAGTGTCACTCATATGactacaagtgaaatcaaggtcaaaatgCCAAGTGTGACTGTAATGATTACAAGTGCAATCAAGGTCAAAATGACATGTGTCACTCATGTGactacaagtgaaatcaaggtcaaaatgTCAAGTGTCACTCATATGACTACCAGTGAAATCAAGGTCAGATGTCAAGCGTCACTCatatga